From a single Apium graveolens cultivar Ventura chromosome 2, ASM990537v1, whole genome shotgun sequence genomic region:
- the LOC141707026 gene encoding glucan endo-1,3-beta-glucosidase 4: MSLSLQKIWLAAVLLLIVLHSSDGGFEQWCIADEQTPDVELQAGLDWACGKGGADCSKIQVNQPCYLPNTVRDHASYAFNNYYQKYKNRGGTCYFKAAAMTTELDPSHNSCQFEFSA, from the exons ATGTCTCTCTCTTTGCAAAAGATTTGGCTTGCTGCTGTGCTTCTGTTAATTGTGCTACATAGTTCAG ATGGGGGGTTTGAGCAATGGTGCATAGCTGATGAACAGACACCAGATGTGGAGCTGCAGGCTGGTTTAGATTGGGCTTGTGGAAAGGGAGGTGCAGATTGTAGTAAAATACAGGTGAATCAACCTTGCTATTTACCAAATACTGTGAGGGACCATGCTTCTTATGCCTTCAATAACTACTACCAGAAGTATAAGAACAGAGGTGGAACTTGCTATTTCAAGGCTGCTGCCATGACTACAGAGCTCGATCCAA GTCATAATTCTTGCCAATTTGAGTTTAGCGCCTGA